In a genomic window of Verrucomicrobiia bacterium:
- the murD gene encoding UDP-N-acetylmuramoyl-L-alanine--D-glutamate ligase yields the protein MLDLTDKNILVVGLGGRGRAACRLLRQAGARVVGVDGADTAALQANTAALRTEGVAVHLGATTAPAGAFELAVVAPAVLPNSPLYRDVLDRAIPVIGELELGYRLAKCLTLAVTGTNGKSTTAELIECLLTAAHRRTLTAGQRSRPVCSAVEQTKELDHLILQVKVQQLERVEFFRPAVAVLLNLGSDHLNRYATADEYVRTMARVFVNQQAFDWAIVQSEAMVRMRSLKLEVPSKLVTFSATDATADIFLDRGLILSRMPHWEGPLLDMAQCRLCGPHNAENLMAALAVGHALRVPLEAMVDAVKSYAAGPHRFEAVAEANGVQFINDSKATNLDATLQALRTVRPGAGGQPNVWLIAGGRGKGLDYHGAGPLLSARVKGAFLIGEEAENLRAAWGLFTPCTPLGSLLEAVSEAARHASAGDVVLLSPACSSFDQFRDYQHRGEVFCQAVKSIYGGAPEANPNMHGGLTSDSQSEAAESAI from the coding sequence ATGCTGGACTTGACTGACAAAAACATCCTCGTGGTCGGCCTCGGTGGCCGCGGGCGGGCGGCGTGTCGCCTGCTGCGACAGGCCGGCGCGCGCGTGGTTGGCGTGGACGGGGCTGACACGGCCGCGTTGCAGGCCAACACGGCTGCGCTGCGGACGGAAGGTGTGGCTGTGCATCTGGGAGCCACAACCGCGCCGGCGGGGGCGTTTGAACTGGCGGTGGTGGCGCCGGCGGTGCTGCCGAACTCGCCGTTGTATCGCGATGTCCTGGACCGTGCGATTCCGGTGATTGGCGAACTGGAACTCGGCTACCGGCTGGCCAAGTGTCTCACGCTGGCGGTGACGGGAACCAATGGCAAGAGCACCACGGCGGAATTGATTGAGTGCCTTTTGACGGCCGCACATCGGCGAACGTTGACCGCCGGGCAGCGTTCGCGTCCGGTGTGTTCAGCGGTGGAACAAACCAAGGAACTGGATCATCTAATCCTGCAGGTCAAGGTCCAGCAGCTTGAGCGGGTGGAGTTCTTTCGTCCGGCCGTGGCGGTGTTGTTGAATCTGGGCTCGGATCATTTGAACCGCTATGCGACGGCGGACGAATACGTCCGCACGATGGCCCGGGTGTTTGTGAATCAACAGGCATTTGACTGGGCGATTGTTCAAAGTGAAGCAATGGTCCGGATGCGCAGCTTGAAACTGGAGGTGCCCTCCAAGCTGGTCACATTCAGCGCCACCGATGCCACGGCGGATATTTTCCTGGATCGAGGTTTGATTCTCAGCCGGATGCCGCACTGGGAGGGACCGTTGCTGGACATGGCCCAATGCCGGCTGTGCGGGCCGCACAATGCGGAAAATCTCATGGCTGCACTGGCGGTCGGTCATGCGCTGCGCGTGCCGCTCGAAGCGATGGTGGACGCGGTCAAGTCGTATGCGGCCGGGCCGCACCGGTTTGAAGCGGTGGCCGAAGCGAACGGCGTGCAATTCATCAACGATTCCAAGGCGACCAATCTCGATGCCACGTTGCAGGCGTTGCGCACGGTCCGGCCCGGCGCGGGCGGCCAGCCCAACGTATGGCTGATCGCGGGCGGACGCGGCAAAGGCCTTGATTACCACGGCGCTGGACCGCTGTTGAGCGCCCGCGTCAAGGGCGCATTTTTGATCGGCGAAGAGGCGGAAAATCTTCGCGCGGCGTGGGGGTTGTTTACTCCTTGCACCCCCCTCGGTTCACTGTTAGAAGCTGTGTCCGAAGCGGCGCGACACGCATCAGCAGGGGATGTGGTTCTGTTATCGCCCGCCTGTTCAAGCTTCGACCAGTTCCGTGATTATCAGCATCGCGGCGAAGTCTTTTGTCAGGCGGTCAAATCCATATATGGGGGTGCGCCCGAGGCCAACCCCAACATGCATGGTGGATTGACCTCGGACAGTCAGTCGGAGGCCGCGGAAAGCGCAATTTAG
- the mraY gene encoding phospho-N-acetylmuramoyl-pentapeptide-transferase, protein MLYSLTQWLLDAVHDTAWAERLSGLRLFRYITFRTAGAAITALLLSLVLGPAVIRWLKGLKFGQDYADKAEVGGDLKARILSKRGTPTMGGILIIGALDVTALLWAQLNPLVLLTLLSVAVLCGLGFYDDYAKITKQSGGGAASHVKLIVQFALAAFIGIYLWANPSTTKLVTEIMVPFEKHPVLTGVATLGVILTVFTIVGSSNAVNLTDGLDGLAIGCTLIVSFVFLFLTYLAGNFKTASYLQIPYVAGAGELTVICGAMIGAGLGFLWFNCHPAQVFMGDTGSLPLGGALGIIAVLIHQPFVLVIAGGVFVMEATSVMLQTGWFKYTRLRYGTGRRIFLKAPLHHHFEMKGWYESQVVARFYILCFLFAVVALSTLKIR, encoded by the coding sequence ATGCTTTACTCGCTCACACAATGGTTGCTGGACGCGGTGCATGACACGGCCTGGGCGGAACGCCTGTCGGGGCTGCGCCTGTTTCGCTACATCACGTTCCGCACGGCGGGCGCGGCCATCACGGCATTGCTGCTCAGCCTCGTGCTCGGGCCGGCGGTCATCCGGTGGCTGAAGGGTTTGAAGTTCGGCCAGGATTACGCGGACAAGGCGGAGGTCGGGGGCGACCTCAAGGCGCGCATCCTGAGCAAGCGCGGCACGCCCACGATGGGCGGCATTCTCATCATCGGCGCGCTCGACGTCACGGCGTTGCTGTGGGCGCAGTTGAATCCGCTCGTGCTGCTGACGTTGCTGTCGGTGGCGGTGCTGTGCGGGCTCGGATTTTACGACGACTACGCGAAGATCACCAAGCAAAGCGGCGGCGGCGCGGCGTCGCACGTGAAGCTGATCGTGCAGTTTGCGCTGGCGGCGTTCATCGGGATTTATCTCTGGGCGAATCCGTCCACGACGAAGCTCGTGACGGAGATCATGGTGCCGTTCGAGAAGCATCCGGTGCTGACCGGCGTGGCGACATTGGGCGTCATCCTCACGGTGTTCACGATTGTGGGAAGTTCCAATGCGGTCAACCTCACCGACGGGCTTGACGGGCTGGCCATTGGCTGCACGCTGATCGTTTCGTTTGTGTTCCTGTTCCTGACGTATCTGGCCGGCAATTTCAAAACCGCCAGCTATTTGCAAATTCCCTACGTGGCCGGGGCGGGGGAATTGACGGTGATTTGCGGCGCGATGATTGGCGCCGGGCTGGGATTCCTGTGGTTCAACTGTCATCCCGCGCAGGTGTTCATGGGCGATACCGGCTCGCTGCCGTTGGGCGGCGCGCTGGGCATCATCGCGGTGCTCATTCATCAGCCGTTCGTGTTGGTCATCGCAGGTGGCGTGTTCGTGATGGAAGCGACGTCGGTGATGCTGCAGACCGGGTGGTTCAAATACACCCGGCTGCGCTACGGGACGGGCCGGCGCATCTTCCTCAAGGCGCCCCTGCATCATCATTTTGAAATGAAGGGCTGGTATGAATCCCAGGTGGTGGCGCGGTTTTACATCCTTTGTTTTCTCTTTGCCGTGGTGGCGTTGAGCACGTTGAAGATTCGTTGA